In Flavobacteriales bacterium, the sequence CTTCATTTCTTCTGTTCAGCACTTTGTAAGGAGAGTCATAAACAAGCAGCTCAAACTCATCTTTATACTCAATAGAATATTTGTCAAGGGTGCTTATCAATTCATTCTTTTTGCGTTGAACTTTGGTGTCGTTAGCATAGCCTGAAAAACGTATGGTGGCTACAATTCTTTCGTCAATAGAAATAAGCTTAATATCGTTGTTATCTGGAGTTGGCAGACTTTCCATTTCATACCTATCTGGCATCAAAAAAAGCATTTCTTTTTTTTGTGAAGACATGCGCATATTTACTGGAGATGTCATTCCAATTTGCTCTTGCCTATCGTTGCCACCAAAAATGTAATTTGCTAGCACTCTAAATTTAGAATTATCACTATTATCTCTAGAGTAGTAGCTAGCGTAATACGACTTAGTATATTTCCTAATCTCAACAGAGTCAACTGTTCTTATTATGGTATAGTTTGTGTTGTAGCTCACATTAAAGGCATAAAGTGCATATAAAGATACTATTGTAAAAAGAAGAAAGCCAATTTTTTTCATTACTTAATCAAATTTGTAATACTGTCATCCATAGGATCAACGCCACTTTTGTAGTAGGATAGTAGTTCGCCTTTTGGGCTAATTAAAAATTTATTGAAGTTCCACGATACAGTATAGTCATCCATAGAGTTTGTTCGTTTTGAGGTTAACCACTTATATAGACTATGCTGATTACTTCCTTTAACATCTACTTTTTCTGTCATGGGGAAGTCAATACTAAACTTACTATCACAGAACGCTTGTATTTCTTTTTCAGAACCAGGCTCTTGCATGCCAAATTGGTTGCAAGGTACTCCTAATACAACAAGGTTGTCGTATGTATCGTGGAGTTTCTGCAAAGAAGAATACTGAGAAGTGTAGCCACAATAGGATGCTACATTTACTATAAGAATGTATTTATCTTTAAACTCACTCATCTGTATTTCTTTTCCGTCAATAGTATTGATAGAAATGTTATGTATGGATTGCGACGTTGCGGTATTCATAATAAAAAGTGCTAAAATACTTGTTAGTAATTGTTTCATTTTTTGAGAAAAAAATTGGGAGAGCATAGGCTCTCCCAATTGAATTAAGATTAAATATGAATTACTTGTTTAAGTTCAGTCTTTTGATGGTTTTACCATTTGTGTAAATATCAATTACAACTTCGCTTTTGGTGTTTCTATCTACTTTTTCACCTAATAAGTTTAAGGTATACATGTAGACATCTGTAGTATTGAACTCATTAATGCTTGTAGGATCTGCTGGTATCAATACCATATCTATAACGTGTACCACACCATTATCTGCTTCTAAATTGGCCGCTGTTACTGTAGCCATATCAATCATGTATGTGCCGCCATCTACTGAAACAGTTAGCTCGGTTGTATTCAATGTTGTTAAAACATCGCCATCATTTAGATCTGTAGATAATGCAGTAGCACCTACAACATGGTGTAATAATATCTCTGTTAAGGCTGGAATATCAGCGAGTAAGCCTTCAACCGTTCCAGCTGGAAGTAAATCAAAAGCATCGTCTGTTGGTGCAAATACTGTGAACGGGCCTTCACCAGATAGGGTTTGATCTAATTCCGCAGCATTAATAGCAGCTTCCAGGGTAGTATGTGCTGGAGATGCTTCAATGATATCCATTACTGTTATTGTATCCATTACTGTTGTCGGTAAAATGGTATCAATTACATGTACCACCCCATTAGTTGCTGCTAAGTCCTCTTGGAAAATAGTTGCGTCGTCAATCATGATGGTCATGCCATCGTTTGATACAGTTAAGTCTCCTTCATTCATCATAGTTACGTTCAAGCCATCAGTTAAATCAGCTGAATATAACTCACCTTCGTGTACATGACCTAATAGTAGGTTAGTAAGAAGTTCAGTGTTTGCTAAAATAAGGTCTAGTGCGCCGTCAGGAAGAGCTGCAAATACTTCGTCAGAGGGA encodes:
- a CDS encoding fasciclin domain-containing protein — translated: PSIMDIVANSDAHNTLEAAINAAGLNETLDTGGPFTLFAPTDEAFAALPEGTVDDLLLALPQLTEVLLHHVVAGAVMAEDLNDGDVILTLNNDNVTVSVDGMTYMIDMATVTAANIEASNGVVHIIDMVLLPVTNEQTVMSIIENSPIHTTLETAINAAGLAETLSGEGTFTVFAPSDEVFAALPDGALDLILANTELLTNLLLGHVHEGELYSADLTDGLNVTMMNEGDLTVSNDGMTIMIDDATIFQEDLAATNGVVHVIDTILPTTVMDTITVMDIIEASPAHTTLEAAINAAELDQTLSGEGPFTVFAPTDDAFDLLPAGTVEGLLADIPALTEILLHHVVGATALSTDLNDGDVLTTLNTTELTVSVDGGTYMIDMATVTAANLEADNGVVHVIDMVLIPADPTSINEFNTTDVYMYTLNLLGEKVDRNTKSEVVIDIYTNGKTIKRLNLNK
- a CDS encoding heme-binding protein, with protein sequence MKKIGFLLFTIVSLYALYAFNVSYNTNYTIIRTVDSVEIRKYTKSYYASYYSRDNSDNSKFRVLANYIFGGNDRQEQIGMTSPVNMRMSSQKKEMLFLMPDRYEMESLPTPDNNDIKLISIDERIVATIRFSGYANDTKVQRKKNELISTLDKYSIEYKDEFELLVYDSPYKVLNRRNEVLVVLK
- a CDS encoding glutathione peroxidase → MNTATSQSIHNISINTIDGKEIQMSEFKDKYILIVNVASYCGYTSQYSSLQKLHDTYDNLVVLGVPCNQFGMQEPGSEKEIQAFCDSKFSIDFPMTEKVDVKGSNQHSLYKWLTSKRTNSMDDYTVSWNFNKFLISPKGELLSYYKSGVDPMDDSITNLIK